The DNA segment AAGCTGGTAAGGCCCCTAAGTAAAGACAAAAGTTTTGGGTGGGGGCGAGGTATGTATAGATTTATGTGtggattttatacatttatacattatttattacataatgcTTAAACCCCATTTTTATTTAGGTAACAACAAAAGTTAGGTTATAAAGCAGTCAGAGTGAATGCTTGCAAACAGTAGAACATTAGTGGTGTGGGCTGCATGAGACtatcaaaacatacattttattattattttgcatactGTTATTATAGATTTAcatatcacaaaacatttaatttaagggATATCTGTCAGTAAACTAATGTGTAAACTATGTGTAAACTAAACTAATGTGTTTAGGGGTGCCACAAGGCACTGGGCTACTACAGAAATTTAACTCAAGCCGCTGAACGTCTTGGATGCATTGCACATTTATGAAAACTTTGTCAAAATGTCAGCATCTTTTTATATGAGTGACGTTCATATGACCAAACCACTGACACAATTCAGTTAACTTCTTAAAAAACATGTTTGCGATAGGTAATTATTAGCGCTCGTTCAAGCGTTCTTTCGTTTTTGGGTACAGTACACTTGCGTTGAGCTGGTCACCACACGAGCGTTGCGTTTAGCAGTTTTTGAACGCAAGAACGCGTCCTGAATGAACGCTAGGATCTTTTCGCCTGTCAGTTCTCGTCTGTGGACGTTTAAAGATGGAAATCAAGTGATGACAAATATCAAAACACATCTGTTAGAATGCACACGATATTCAGTGTTTCAACGGTCCAGAAGCGGCTCGGATGTGATTGTGCAATCGAACCGAAACCAGCAGCACATGAGAAACAGGATGTACATCGACGTTCATGAAGGCAAGAGCTAGACGTTAATGATTTCTTATCACAGCTCctatttcacataaataatacatatatacgaCCCAGTACTGTAGCCTACAGTATATGAAATGGAGCAGCAACGGATGCTGAATGTCAACATGCAAACATGCAACACGTCCATGTTGACATGCATTATTTTAACACCCTAATTTTACTTGAACGGGGAAACCCCGAAGCTTACAACTGTGCTGTCCCTGCAAATCATTTTTTCCTATTGCAAGCATATGTAAGATACACAGCGTCGCTTACCTTTAAACTGTAAGGAGTGGCTTGTTTTAATTCTCACAGTTCCTGATATGGACTCCCCGGGGTTGTAGACCACTTTGTTATTAGTGAAAGTAATCTCGAATTCCTGAAGCTTCCCCATGTCGTTCAGAAGCACCACTCAAGCACTCAAGGAAAATGAGATCGACGGTAAAACTAACAGCTGAAAGCGGCCAGTTTTACGTCCCACCTGCGGCTCTCATCTCTCCGCCCATCCACATCCACGAGCGCTGACGTCATCGGGATAGTCAGACTCCCCTGCTCTTTATCGTCacaatgttgtttaaaatattagtactgatgatataatgcatttaatatttaatttaagtgcTGTTAAACTTACAAGAATGAATGCAAGGATGTTCATTCTTAAAACTGCATTAATTCTTGAAAGATTGCCATGCACATCCAAAACATGACCCACAGTAACGAtatcattatatatgtatatataatatattaattttattattttttttaatttattttaaaacgttttatataattttgatttgCTAGTAGGCTATTGATATTGCATAAattgaaatatgtaaaaatttatatacaatacatatatacacatacaaaactgcttcaaaataagtattttgtaataatttaggctataatattataaataataatacaattatgattattccaaattaaatatgttttttaatgactTTCTTGTTATATGCATATTATTGACTGTTGAAGAAcctcaaaaatatctaaattaatttgaatttgaaaacatGTTGCTTATAGATGAGGTGTATTCAAGAAATATTCTGTATGAGCAACATtgagtttgtgtatgtttgaataactaacataaaacaaatgagtGTCACATCATTGACCCATATACTGCTGTGAAGCAGCACCACGCTGAGCTTTCTCCATAACCAACCAGGAAAATCAACAAAAATCCATACCTCCATCTGTCTGGCGACATGAGCATTGATAAAACTGAACAGACATCCCTTCTGCCATTGTTCTAGGAATAATAAATCCCCCTCATGATGGGGACTGAACACACTCCTGCGCTCCACACATCAGTCATCTGCTGAAAATAGAAGCCACTTTAAAGCCATCTCCTGTGCATTTTGACATCAGCATTTTTTTCCGAGAGCTCTTCTTTGTGCAGTCCAGATTAAAATAGTGTGTaatagaattttattattattattattattattattattaacatcacTCAAGATTTATAAGAATTATGTCAAATAGTTTTTTGTTCTAATACACTTGTGTGAAAGAGATAGAAAGTCAGTGCTTGCAACCAACATTAGCAACAAGCATTATAAACTACTGTCAGAtccttaaattttgttttatggaTTATAGACATTTTACTGGAACACAAGACTaaacataaatgattaataaaatcaaggtatgaaaatatttcagtaaaaacAAACCTTTGTGACAGATACGTTATTACAAACATTTGTGAGTGCCAATCAATAACACGTTTCTACTAGGCTTATTCAAAGCGTTACCCGAGTTCTAAACACTTTCCTATTACGCCCCCTTATGGACATCCAAAAGAACAGCAATCATACCAATTATTTGACACTTGAGTACATATTACACAGATTCCAGATAATGTTTTATTATCCACTCTGATTTTCAAGAACTTAAATATGCGAGACTTCCGGTGTCATTCGTTTCCAGCTACTTTTactattttacatgtaaaaaaaactgtcatgCTTCTTGATGTTACAAATAGCTATTTGTTGTCATATTAAAATCATACACATTGGTTTATAGTGTAGTTTtcttacatttaaagaaatatgatAAATGTCATAATAAATTAGTATTAATTCTAATATTATTCTAAACAACCACTATTTGTTTCCAGAATTGCATTATTTCAATTCTTCCTCCTCTTTCAGCATGCATGTGCAGGCCACTGTGCAGGTCACGACATATGGGCCACAGTTGGCGGCAGGATGGCGGTCCTGAAAGTAACCACATTTGTTTTCAGCCACCCGATAGGGGATACGAATGCTGGCCCCATGGTTAGCAACACCTGCTGAAAAATCATAGCTGCTGGAGAACACCTGACAACCTATGAGTCTCCGCTTGTTGTCCTTGCCACCGCTTGGACCTTTTCTACAGTGAACAGGGGTTATTATAGGCCTGTGTGTTGTGATATTTCTCCTATAACTATCATTAAAATTTTGTGTGACTTGTgcctacccttgtgaaaaagaagtgtgattAATTGCAGTAAAAGTGTGCTTTTTGTGTACTTCAGTtattaaaaagtatactttttaaaaagtccACTTGcagataatacaatataatttaaattaaaggccacttaagtgtatttaaagaCAGTACACTTTAATGACAATAGTTCTTAACATACTTAAATGCACTTTTACAAAATGCACTTTATAATATATCTTATAATAATGtctaattaagtattatttaagcatacattttacataattatgattttattgtgttttaaataagtacacttattttgatatatttatcagTATACTATACCACATgtcaaataattgattttaatttcaacttaagtGTGTCctccaaaattacatttgttaatgtattttaaatgcatttagtcTATAATATCTACTATGTGCATTATAcatagaaatgtatattttttctaaACTTAAATACACTTTCGTATACAGTATACTCCAATAAAACTTATTGTTGAAATTTTCATCACCAGCTCTTGCACTATGAACtctattaaagtttaattttcgACATACTGTTTGACAAACAGTGTCATTTATGAGAgtactgtatttgtatgtaatagtACTGTACTTTACATCTGTGTACAGAATACTTTCAATGTCATTATGTTGtttatcttgagacaaaacaaaggcactcatatttttaaagatcagtcagtgcaagtttctttcagttcagttcattttcaattcaaatgagctttattggcatgacttgcacagtattgccaaagtataattatagaattacattttagtccgGGGCTggtcttaagccttgtctgtgtaACCAGGGGTACTACTAACACAGTTtggtaatgttttacaataaggtctcatttgttgtacatggaataataattttcttgatgtttttttttttgtattaagtttGTGTGTTAGTAATCCTATACATTATGGAGACCAAATGACtccacaagtatagtaataccagtaaattgtaTTGACCTTGTGGACATTTTGAGGTCCCCAATGAGGAAATAGGCTTATAGATCATACAGAATGATGTTTTCTATTATGGTGAGATTAGGTACTTTTGTATGAATGTAAGTGATTTTGCTTTGTTCTCCAGACTCTTTCTAATAAGTGAGTTAAAGTGTTGCAACTGTGTATAGTGTTGGGTTTTTCTTGTGCATCAGCAAAAAgcgtttttgtgtatttgttttagagattgttttgtcaataaatgtagagggttttccattttgtgtttgttttgattgtaaCTAGGTAATTAATAcattgaaattacatttaagtatattttagttcacattatTTGCTTATTCAGAAGTaaatatttaccatatttcaaagtatttcaagtcccacttaagtggttcaaaaatatcactcaaaagttcaactaattgcatttaatgtcattttaaactgtaatatatttgaaatcaattacaaataacatgcatttaggtGGTCGAAAACATTTAATTCACGCTTAAGTGTATtgttaaatgacattaaagtatattttagttaacattaattgcttgtcagtacattagtAGTATActataaccatattttaaagacactaaCAGCAATTATGAaagtacatataaaaatgtactaaaaagtcccacttaagtggtttaaaaaaatcactcaaaagttagactaattgcatttaatatcactttaaaatgtgatttatttgaagtcaattacaaatacaatgcatttaagcgtcgaaaataacatttaatttgcacttatgtgtgttattttaaagtacattatttctgcaataagtacattttataaaagtatacttaagtgcacttctttttcacaaaggtatTACTGTGATTTATTTCCTGTGCTTTATGTGGcttcatttgaataaaatgtgaaCTGGCATTTAAACCCTTGAAAATTTGCCTGtataaaaacctgttaactgAAACCATCTGCATTGCTGTGGTGTTTAATTTGGAATGCAGTCTTTTGATTTCTGTTTGTGTGACGGTAGAAAGACAGGTAGAGTATCAACTGTTAACCCCAGTCAGGTTCTAATGTGATCTATTGTGCACAAAAACAGGTTGGTGTATTGATCATTCAATACGACATATCATAATGTGTCATAAAACATTCCTTTAAGAAGAAGAGTTTTCAAGTGTGCAAAATATgtgccacaaaaccagtcataagcagaatgagtatatttgtagcaatagtcaaaaatacattgtatgggtcaaaataatagatttttcttttatgccaaaaatcattaggatattaaataaagttcatgttccatgaagctattttgtcaatttcctaccgttaatatatcaaaacttaatttttgattagtaatatgcatggctaagaacttcatttggacaaatttaaaggtgattttctcaatattattattttgtttgctccttcagatttcatattttcaaatctcggccaaatattgtcctatcctaacaaaccatacatcaatggaaagtttatttattcagctttcagatgatgtataaatctcaataataaaaaaaagacccttatgactggtcacatatgtagttttgtgtgttgtgtgtgcagcTGTAGGTCTCCAGGGTTAACTTACGTTATAATTCTGCTAAGCAGCCGTGGGCCCACTATTGTCtagaaatattttgattaatatagaATGTCTGTCGTTCTTATTACTTGGGGTCACAATAAAGGAATATGTTGGATTACAAACTGCAGTGCTCTATTAGTACTTCATGTTAGTTTGGCTAAGGCATATACCATTATTCTTTGGGTCTTTACTACAAAGCTGTGGGCCTGGTTTGCTTATATAAGTGTAAAACATCCTTTTCTCCtcttatactttatttttagaatGGAGTGGAGCACTAACATTATTATAATAGGATGTAGGCTATTTTTGATTATCCGTATTCCAGTAATGGTGATGGGCGTTCCGTTTCTTACATGCACTTTACGCAGTAGACCAATCATAACAGACTGGGTCAtcggaccaatcagagcagagtagcctcatgcaaaggaggggttttGAAAGATGAATCTTCAAACGAATTGTTtgagtaaaattaaatgtatattataagaaaatcaaagtgttttttaaaattgcCTGCATGTGAATCTGTttttggggactcccaaaaccaaattatGAACCTTTCAAATAGcataaaggcccattcacactaGTGTTGTCACAGTACCAAAATCTCAGTATTTGGTGCCAAtcccagtgaaaatccacggttctcggtaccaatttcgttaccaaagcaaaacacaaaaacatgctaattaaaaaattagactatactttcatttaatccaaactgtgtacatatttaattttaaagggattttcaattttaaagccaagaataacaactaactaaaacaaaaaaaaaaaaacctgcttttcTGCtattctgactgatatgacacaaacaatgttaaccatttgtacTTTCTCTAACacgtatattttagattcacaattcattaaaaagcctctggtgtgtaaaaatagtaaatatcatcaggtcatccatttttttcccctaataaaagttataggagcattaaatagtttattaagaaacttaattctaatgctcattatattagcgttagcACGCTTATGCTAACGATTAATTACTCTAATAACAACGTTCAtgtcaatccgacattcaaattgaaatatttcacagtattcataaCACTAGCAGTGTTTCCggcatatgcaaattcattctctgccagcaggaagTGCTTGAcgctagacagagagagagaggtttccccagtaagggctgtaatcaaataagcgctgagcctgcactcacaaacgctgctcaggcattaaaaatacttaaaaaaataaactggtaccgtgacattttcatttttttagtaccgacttggtaccgaagtaccgggacttttgacaacactaattcacactaaggatgataactataaagataatgtttaggggtgcatgataaatatcggctgataattaatgcgcatctcatcagtagaGCTGGTTCTCTaataaattccatcaggtgcgtgatttcacatagaccagctgttactacacagagccgttgttaactgacaagctgcgcaaatccaagttcattatcagcatggatttgcgcagcttgtcagttaacaacggctctagtaacacctgatggaatttaccgctgattagagaaccagctttactggcGAGATGCGCAtgaattatcggccgatatttattgtgcacccctaatAACGTTAGAgaaatagttctaaaaatcgcatagtccacaccacagctataactataaaggcacagagaaaggATATAGTTGGAATCActctcagaatgatttttttccagctgatgaatgatacaaatattgacacccaatcagaatccacaCTGCTATAACGAGCTCGAAAATTTAAAGCGgtagacgagcgtgcgcttagaataaacagacaatatcgtctgctggtgtggacgctaatattgttatctttatactTACAGTTCTTTGTGTGAGCAGGGCTTAATGGCGCATTTAAGTTGTACAGCTGGACATAAGCACATAAACATGCTTAAACAACAATCACACAATGATACAGTTTGTTTAGATGTTTTGTCAATGGTGTGTTTAATAACGGCAATATTTAAGCAGACTGTCTTTGTCCATTGTTGTGAATTATCTGAAAATCAGACAATTATGAAGAACGGTGTAATAGCAGGTGTCCATATGTGTACAGAAGaaatacagtattattgtttACTGTTATAAGTAATGTTTCACCCTCACCCTAGACTGTGGAAATAACAACTATAATATGTGGATGTAACAACTACGATAATATTTAGATAACCTTGTGGTTTGGGGAAGCCAAGTCTGGGCCAGCCAGAGGGTGTCCATTCACTCCTAGAAGAGTATATTCCTGCTCCATTCCAAACCAAGGGTGAAGCTCTTTGACCTTCTCCATGACCTTGTTACAACAGTTACGGTGGttcaattctgagagaaaaattTGGATAAGGATTTGGGTAGTTATGAGCAGTTTTACAATAGGcctatgtaaggaataattgacaactggccgttgaattattagaaaaataatgcacacccgaggtggttcGCGTCGTGGTCGTTACACCtctggtgtgcattatttttctaataattcaatggcccggagtcaattattcctcttatactacagttaccacacctcaagacatggatcagatgatatatttaaagggatttgtccgGTTTtcgtacttaaatcgctattgtgagtaggattatttcttccgcatctcatccaacacctcttttgctagttccaaaacatcattttaaagctggtaatggaggcttgagctgttgatagcattctaatgcagttattaatgaagttattagaaagagagcatgagagacagagacacacagagaaagagagagagagcttgtgtgaataattattagtttacctctgtgcgtccctcaacagtgttctgcagcaccTGTCTCACAACAGCGCTGTCGTGCTACAGGGTATGTGAAGGGCAGGTAGTGTTCcagaaggaagggtccaggtaagggggtcgaggggcggcggcttcttccagcGGCTGCATCCATCTCGCTGGCCGTGGCGCTTGAAGGGACTAGACAGCCCGGCATCCTGACCACCagcgtgcatgcacggggaagagaccggtctcccgaggagaggcgcactcggcatttaaacagcggcggtgatgaggctccaattacatcaggtgtgccccatcacacgccgccagccctggctcttccagtgccctcctctctcacacacccactcctgtcgggagcctggtgaagggcggcaattaagggacggggtgacgatgataattaggggggaggcagccgaCTCGTCACACCCCATagtataattacatatatttacatgtatgcatatatacatcATGTCCTAACAGTTGAGCAACAGTAACAATGGTGAAGATGATAAAGAAGCCAATGTGGACTGTAAACATTTTAGCATAATTTCGATGGCTGGCTGCCGCGTGTGCTTGAGCACCTCACAGAGGACCAGTTTGTTAGGGTCCAAAAGGAAGGGGCCCCTAAACATAAAGCAGACCGGAATCAGTAGCATCTCAGTGCTGAATCTATCAGTTTGTCCAGTGATATCCCATTGTGgtatacaacaaaaacatatattatgaAGATATTTCTGTAGTACCAGCTATGGTTTTTGGTTCAAAGTCCATGGTTTGGTTTTTGCTACACAAGTCCACTCCACAATAAGCAATCCAGACATAAGTGACTTGACAGAATTCTCCCTGGGGAAGATTGAGATATCTCTCCTGCAAGAACTTTTTAAGACGTGAGCTGTCAGATAAGTAAGACATACCGGAGCAGATATAAtgcaacaaaaccaaacaaaaatattaaaacggTATTATGTCTCTGCATAGCTTTTCCTTCTCTCCTGGTTTTCCCAGACTGAACGTGACAGCTGAACAGATCCACATAAATCATTCCGACTGTCACCTGAAGGAGGTCCTTTAAATTTCCCTGTATCTCTGGCAAATTCAATTCTTGAAAATGTTCAAACTATATTTGAAACTACATTATTCCAAACAAGAAAGAGTGAATTATCTATTTTGGGATGAATCATGCAAATCTGATCTTTTTTCACAATTGCGAGGCTAGGGttgttatttaagtatttatgtttcaaattaatgttatttaatttataacattttaattgatGTAAAAGAAAATGGGAGGCAGGTGGCTTGTTTCCACTGCTCTAAGGAAAGTTTCAAAGCTTGAATAGCTGTAGACTTTTTTGACAGTGAACAGGGGTCATTATAGGCCCTTGTGTGTTGTGACATTTCTCCTATAACTATCATTACAATTTTGTGTGACTTGTGCCACAGTAGACCTTCTGGTGGCTTGGACCAGACAGGATAGTGTTCTTTGCCCTCATGCACTGAAGAGCCATGGGCGCCCAACACCCTGTCGCATTTATGGATTGTCCCTTTTTGTACCACTGCTGACCAGAAGTAACCTACAAGCCTTGCAACTTCAGAGATACTCTGACCCAGTCACCTTGCCATAACTATTTGCCCTTGTCAAAGTTACTCAGATCTTTATTCTTGCCCATTTCTTCTGCATCCAACATGTTGATTTCGAGAACTGATTGTATGCTTACCATCTAATCTACCTTAATATCTGGCCTTGTTAGGACATTCGCTTCATCTGTGACTGGTCATAATGTTTTGGCTCCTCAgggtatatatacagtatatgtgtgtaaatgtgaacATATATTAATACTGCTAAAACACCTAATCTGATTTTAATAGACTCCactgttttaaattcaaacaaaatgcatttatctgTAAATACTGCATGTGCAGGTGTCCTCAGTTTGAATGAATGTTGTACTATGATTatccactcttaaaaataaagtgaaagcattttttttaactatattaaaattaatttaaaaagtattaaaaaaatctaacaatatttccacaattttactgattttactgtattttcaaataaatactttttttttttacaactaaatgaatgcagccttgatgaggaaaagaaacattattgacccccaaacttttgctCATTCACatcatatacagtgtgtgtgtgtgtgtgtatatatatataatatatatttttttttttttttttttttttttttttttactacatatgACTGCTCAAACCTATTACTGTGATGTATTTCCTGTGCTTTATGTGGcttcatttgaataaaatgtgaaCTGGCATTTAAACCCTTGAAAATTTGTCTCTGTATAAAAACCTGTTCACCGAAACCATCTGCATTGCTGTGGCGTTTAACTTGGAATGCAGTCTTTTGATTTCTGTTTGTGTGACGGTAGAAAGACAGGTAGAGTATCAGCTGTTAAACCCAGTCAG comes from the Cyprinus carpio isolate SPL01 chromosome B21, ASM1834038v1, whole genome shotgun sequence genome and includes:
- the LOC109056016 gene encoding LOW QUALITY PROTEIN: glutamine synthetase (The sequence of the model RefSeq protein was modified relative to this genomic sequence to represent the inferred CDS: inserted 1 base in 1 codon) — encoded protein: MSYLSDSSRLKKFLQERYLNLPQGEFCQVTYVWIAYCGVDLCSKNQTMDFEPKTIAGIPQWDITGQTDRFSTEMLLIPVCFMFRGPFLLDPNKLVLCEVLKHTRQPAELNHRNCCNKVMEKVKELHPWFGMEQEYTLLGVNGHPXGWPRLGFPKPQAVQLKCAIKPCSHKEL